One region of Solanum pennellii chromosome 6, SPENNV200 genomic DNA includes:
- the LOC107022194 gene encoding uncharacterized protein LOC107022194: protein MGATNTEKAELDSYQLKNVAQNWCKMLQDSRVLGGVRVTWEMFKTDFIERFFPRKMREAKVEQFINLKQGSMRAREYSLKIVKMSRYATFLISKSRDEMSRFLTGIDRYLEEECWSAMLHYTMDLLRLMVHVQQVEDNHKKRGVHDARRTKSQDHTGPSNGGNRNNLGVREQPKFIKGQKSSGNSNFQRSTTPRGGRPKTKKVNGGEMQPPRRKCAKSGRAHSGECI, encoded by the coding sequence atgggggccacaaATACTGAGAAAGCTGAGTTAgattcctatcaactcaagaatgTTGCACAGAATTGGTGCAAGATGTTGCAAGATAGCCGAGTATTGGGCGGAGTTCGGGTCACTTGGGAGATGTTTAAGACTGACTTTATAGAGAGGTTCTTTCCCAGaaagatgagggaggccaaggttgagcaGTTTATAAACCTGAAGCAGGGATCCATGAGAGCCAGGGAGTATTCATTGAAAATTGTTAAAAtgtccaggtatgctactttcCTTATATCTAaaagcagggatgagatgagcaggttcctcacaggaatcgACCGATATTTGGAGGAGGAGTGTTGGTCTGCTATGCTCCATTATACCATGGACCTATtaaggttgatggttcatgtccagcaggtagaggaTAACCATAAGAAGAGAGGTGTTCATGATGCTAGGAGGACTAAATCTCAAGATCATACAGGTCCTAGTAATGGAGGCAACAGAAACAATTTAGGCGTCCGTGAGCAGCCCAAATTTATAAAGGGGCAAAAGAGTTCAGGGAATTCTAACTTtcagaggagtacaacacctagaggaggcagacccaAGACCAAGAAGGtaaatggaggtgagatgcagccTCCCAGAAGGAAATGTGCTAAGTCTGGCCGTGCTCATAGTGGAGAGTGCATAtag